The following nucleotide sequence is from Streptomyces leeuwenhoekii.
CCCGGTCGGCCACGCCCAGCAGATGCTCACCGTCCGGCCGCTGCCGGCCGCCGAGGGGCCCTGACCCGGCGGGACGGCGGGGCCCGGGGAGGGTCAGCCGAGCACGAACGGGAGCCGGGCGGCCAGTGCGCCGAGGTCGGCCTCCTCGGCGCGGCCCGGAGCGCGCCGCCCGGTGCCGACCAGCAGGGCGTCCTCGTCGGAGAACTCCGGCGGGAACGCGGCCCCGGCGATCTCCTCCAGCAGGGCGCGGGACCGGGCGAGCCCTTCGGCGGGCGGCCCCGGCGCGCCGGGGAGGTGGGCGATCAGGTCGAGGTGGTGCAGGGTCCATTCCAGGACGTAGGCGGAGAGGTAGTCGCCCGCGGTGAGCACCTCGCCGCGGTGCCGACCCGCAGGGCGGGGTCGGCCAGTCCGGCGGCGCGGCCGGCGGCGGAGCCCACGTCGTCCAGGTGGAACCTGATCCGGTGTGCGGGGCGCCGCCGCGGACGTCTCCGGCCGGACCGGGCCCGGGACGGGGGTCCGGTCCGGCCGGGGACGCGTCTCATGCCCGCGGTGCCGGCTCCTGGTGGAAGGACGCGTGGAAGGCGCGCGTGTGGTCCACGTGCCGGGCGGGGCCGGTCAGGGTGACCGTCGCCGTCAGGCGCGGGTCGGTGCTGGAGGCGGCCAGGCGCAGTTCCAGCTCGCCCGGCTCGACCACGCGCCGTCCGTCGCGCCCGGTGAAGGAGGCGAGGTCGGCGGGGACCGTGACGTGTACCCGACGGGCCTCGCCGGGGGCGAGCGGCACCCGGGTGTAGCCGATGAGCCGCTGCACCGGCTGGACGACGGAGGCGACCGGGTCGTGCAGGTAGAGCTGGACGACCTCGGTGCCGTGCCGTTCGCCGGTGTTGCGGACGGTGCAGGCGAGGGAGAACGCGCCGTCGGTGGGCGCCTCGACGGCCTCCACGGCGAGGTCGCTCCAGTCGAACGTCGTGTACGACAGTCCGTGCCCGAAGCCGAACGCGGGCGTGGGGTCGATGCTGGACACCTCGCTGGCGTGCGCCAGGCGCGCGCCGAGGTAGGTGGCCGGCTGGGCGCCCGCTCCGCGCGGCACGCTGACCGGGAGTCGTCCGCTGGGTTCGATCCGGCCGCTGAGCACCCCGGCGATGGCCGCGGTGCCCTCGACGCCCGGGAAGAACGACTGGACGATCGCGGCGGCCTCGGTGCGGGCGCGGCCGAGCGCGTAGGGCCGTCCGGCGAGCAGCACGGCCACCACCGGCTTGCCCGTGTCGAGCAGGGCGTCCAGGAGCTGCTGCTGGGCGCCGGGCAGGGCGAGGGACTCGGCGTCGCAGCCCTCGCCGCTGGTGCCGCGGCCGAAGAGCCCGGCCCGGTCGCCGAGCACCGCGACGACGACGTCGGCCTCCTCGGCGGCCCGGACGGCGTCGGGGATGCCGGAGACGTCGCCGTCGTCGACGCCGGTGCCGCGTACGGCCGTCAGCTCGGCGCCGGGGAACTCGCCGGCCAGCGTGTCGCCCAGGGTGGGCAGGTCGATGCCGACCGGGGTCCTCGGGTGGTGGACGCCGACGTGCAGGGGGAAGGAGTAGCAGCCGAGGACGGCGGTGGGCTCGGTGGCGTTGGGGCCGACCAGCGCGATGCGGCGGGGTTGGCGCAGGGGCAGGGTGCCGTCGTTGGCGAGCAGTACGACCGCTTCCTCGGCCACGGTCCGGGCCAGGGCGCGGTTCCCGGGCGTGTCGAGGTCGATGGTGCCGCGCAGGGCGTCGGGGTCGTCGACGTCGGTGCCGTCGAGGGCGGGCGGGAGCGGGTCCCAGTCCGCGTCGAGCAGGCCGAGCGTCGCCTTCTGGGTGAGGACCCGGCGCAGGGCGCGGTCGATGACCGCCTCCGGCACCCGGCCGGCGCGGACGGCCTCGGCGAGGGGCTCGCCGAACGTCTTGACGGTGGGCAGTTCCACGTCGACGCCGGCCGTCAGGGCGGCGCCCGCGGCCTCGGCCCAGTCGCCCGCGACACCGTGCAGGGTCTTGAGGAAGGCGATGCCGAAGTAGTCGGCCACCACCGTGCCGTCGAAGCCCCAGGTGTCGCGCAGCAGGCCGGTCAGCAGGGATTCGTCGGCCGCCGACGGGACGCCGTCGGTGTCGGTGTAGGCGTGCATGACGGACCGGGCGCCGCCTTCGCGCACGGCCATCTCGAAGGGCGGCAGGAGGACGTCGGCGCGTTCCCGGGGGCCCATGGAGGCGGGGGCGAGGTTGCGTCCCGCGCGGGAGGCGGAGTAGCCGGCGAAGTGCTTGAGGGTGGCGACCACCCCGGCGGACTCCAGTCCCTGGACGTAGGCGGTGCCGATGGAGCCGACCAGATACGGGTCCTCGCCGATGGTCTCCTCCACACGGCCCCAGCGGGCGTCGCGCACCACGTCCAGGACGGGGGCGAGTCCCTGGTGGACGCCGACGGATCGCATGTCGCGGCCGATGGCGGCGGCCATGCGGCGGATCAGGTCCGGGTCGAAGGTGGCGCCCCAGGACAGCGGGACGGGGTAGGCGGTGGCGCCCCAGGTCGCGAACCCGGCCAGGCACTCCTCGTGGGCGAGCGCGGGGATGCCGAAGCGGTTGGCCGCGGCGATCCGGGCCTGGGTGCGGGCCAGGGACAGCGCGCCCAGGGCGGGGTCGACGGGGGCGGTGCCGAAGGGGCGGGTGAGCTGGCCCAGCCCGGTGGGCAGCAGGGCGTCGAGGTCGACGGCCTCCTCCATGTCGTGCTGGTGGGGGGCTACTTCGCCGCCCTCGTCGGAGGCGCCGACCCACACGCCGTACAGCTGGGCGATCTTCTCCTCAGGGGTCATCGCCTCGATGAGCGCGGACACCCGGGCGGTGACGGAGTGGGTGGGGTCGTTCCACAGGGGGACTTCGGGGGTGGTCTCAACGGCCACGTTGGCGGTCACTTTCCTCCCACGCCCATCAGCCCCTGGACGAGGGCGCGACGGGCGAACAGGTAGACGAGCAGGACGGGGACCATGGACAGCACCACGGCCCCCAGCAGACCGGGGATGTCGATGCCGTGTTCGGTCTGGAAGTTGTAGAGACCCAGGGTGACCACCTTGGTGGAGTCGGACTGGGTCAGGACGAGCGGGAACAGGAAGCCGTTCCAAGCCTGGAGCGCGGAGAACACGACGATCGTGGACAGTCCGCCCCGGGACAGCGGCAGCACGAGCTGGAAGAACATACGGCGCGGGGTGGCGCCGTCCATGGCCATGGCCTCGAACAGCTCCGAGGAGATGTCGCGCATGGCACCGCTGAGGATGAGGGCGGACATCGGCAGGCAGAACGCGGCCGTGGGCAGGATGACGCCGAGAAGGTTGTCGTACAGGCCGGCTTCGCTGATCAGGTAGAACATCGGGACGATCACGGCCTGCGCCGGGATGGCGAGGCCGAGCAGGAACAGCCGGAAGACGTGTGAGGTGACCCTGGAGCGGTTGCGGACGATGGCGTAGGCGAGCGGCGGGACCAGCAGGAGCACGATGCCGATCACGCACGCCGTGACGACGAGGGTGTTGACGAAGTACCGGCCGAAGCCGGAGTCGAAGGCGCTGGCGTAGTTGTCGAGGGTGAAGCTCTCCGGGAAGGAGAGCGGGCCGTGCTCGGCATAGTCCGACCGGGTCCGCACCGTCGCGGCGAGCATCACGTACAGCGGCAGGCCGACCAGGAACAGCCAGAGCAGTGAGCCGGCGCCGGCCAGGTAGTTGGGGCGGCTTCTCGTCCCGCGGCTCATGACACACCCTCCATGTCGCTGCGCATCTTGTCGTAGCCGGAGACGCGCACGACGATCAGCGAGACGACGGTGGCCGCGATCACCAGGGCGAGGGCGATGGCCGCACCGGCGCCGAAGTCGAAGCCCTTGAAGGCCTTTTGGTACATGTAGTAGGCGCTGATGGTGGTGTCGGTGCCCGGTCCGCCCTGGGTGAGGATGAGGACCGTCTCGAACGTGGTCAGACCGCCGACGATCATGAGGATCATCGAGGTGATGACCGAGTTGCGCAGCTGCGGCAAGGTGATGTGGAAGAACTGGCGGTAGCGGCCGGCGCCGTCGATCTCGGCGGCCTGGTACAGCACCTGCGGGATCGCGCGGGCGGCGCCCTGGTAGATCAGGGTGTGGAACGGCGTGAACTGCCAGGTGCTGACGAACGCCAGCACCCCGATGGCGGTGGCCTGTTCCCCGAAGAGGTTGCCGTCGCCGAACAGCCAGGTGGCGCGGGCGGGGATGCCGAAGTTGGGGTCGAGCAGCGCCCGCCACAGCACGGAGACGGCGGTCGCCGACAGCAGCAGCGGGATGAAGTACACGACCGACAGCACCGCCCGGTTGCGCTGGTGGCCGGCGGCCCAGACGCCGAGCACGATGCTCAGCGGCGTCTGGATCACCACGCCGAGCGCGGTGAGCAGCAGGGTCAGCCAGATGCTCTTGAGCATCACCGGGTCGTCGACCAGGCGCGACCAGTTGTCGAGCCCGACGAACTCGGGTGAGCCGAGGCCGTTCCAGCTCATGAAGGACAGCACCGCCACCATGATCAGCGGGGCGATGGCGAAGAGGGCGAAGAAGACGGTGGCGGGCAGCGCCCAGAGGAACCCGGGGCGCCCCACCCGGGCCGCGGAGGAGGCCTCCGGCCGCCGCCGGGCACCCTTGCGAGGCTCGACGGCGACGGGAGCGCTCGTGATCTGAGTGGTCATGCGGTTCATTCGGTGGGAAGGGCCTGCATGGCCTTGATGAAGCCGTCGGCGTCGAGCTGGCCGTTGAAGAACTGCTGCACGGCCTGCTGGATGGGCGTGATGGCCGACGGCGGGTACGCCTGGTCCCACGAGAGCTGGAACGACGGGGCCTTCGCCACCAGGTCGTACTGGAAGCGCGAGTACTCCGGGTCGGCCGCGGTGTCGAGGAACTTCCTGGTGTTGGTGGTGGTCGGCAGGTTGCCGATGGCCATCTGCGCCTTGACGAACTCGTCGGAGTACATGAGCTTCAGGAACTCGGCGACGGCCTCGGGGTGCTTGGTCTTCTTCAGCACCGAGTAGAAGTTGTTGGTGTTGCCGACCACGTTGGCCGGGTCGCCCTTGCCGCCCTGGACGGTCGGGAAGGTGGTGTAGCCGAGGTCGGTCTCGGCGAACTCCTTGGCGTCCTCCTGCTGCTGGGCGTAGTACCAGGAGCCCATCAGCTCGAATCCGGCCTTGCCGGAGGCCAGCAGCGCGGGCGAGGAGCCGTTGGTGTACTTCACGGAGTCGTAGTTCTTGCCGAAGGCGCCCGCGTCGACGAGCTCCTTCAGCATGCTCAGCGCCTTCTTGCTGTCCGCGCTCGCCCAGGCGTCCTTGTCGCCCTTCAGCGCCTTCTCGAACAGCTCCGGCCCGGCGACCCGGTCGTAGAGGTACTCGAACCACATCAGCGTCGGCCAGCGGTCACCGCCCCCGAGGGAGATGGGCGTGACCCCTTCGTCCTTCAGCTTCCGCACCGCGTCCAGCAGCTCGTCCCAGGTCTTGGGCGGCTTCACGCCGGCCTTGTCCAGGACCTGCTTGTTGTGGAAGAGGAGGATCGGCTGGGTGCCGCGCATCGGGACGCCGTAGGACTTGCCGTCGACGACGGCGCTGTTGAAGACCGAGGGCAGGAAGTTGGCCTTCAGCCCCGGGTCCTTCTCGATGAAGTCGTCCAGCGGCATCAGCAGGTCGGCCTTGACGAAGGGCTGGATGCTGCCGCCGCCCCAGTTGAAGAACACGTCCGGCGCCTGCGGCGTGTTGATGATCGTCTGCAGCTTCTGCTGGTAGTCGGCACCGGGGATGGTGTCGAGGACGGCCTTCACGTCGGAGGTCTTGTTGAACTTGTCGACGATCTGCTTCTCGACCTTGTTGCTGGCGTCGCCGTAGACCAGGACATGGATCTTCCCGTCACCCGACGATCCCCCGCCGTCCCCATTGCCGCAGGCCGTCAGGCTCAGGGCCAGGGCGACCGCCGCACCGCAGGCGAGCAGCCGGGGCAACCGCACACGTGTCTTCATCGTTCGCCTTTCGAAAGTTTCGGCTCCCTCGCCGAAAGTCCATGCCGTGGGACAGTAGGTGGAGACCCGAGACGCGGTCAACGGTCCTGCGCGCACGCGGCCAAACCGTTACCCGGGACAGTGACTTATGCTGCGCGCATGCACGATGACGACGAGGTGAGCGGCAGAGTGACCCTGGCCGCGGTGGCGAAAGAGGCGGGTGTCTCGCTACCGACAGTTTCGAAGGTCCTCAACGGCCGTTCGGATGTCTCCCCGGTGACCCGCGCCAAGGTGGAGCAGCTTCTGAAGGTGCACGGCTACCGCCGCAGGCACCACGGGGTGCCGCCCTCGCCGCTCGTCGAACTCGTCTTCCACGAGCTGGACAGCATCTGGGCGATGGAGATCATCCGCGGGGTGGAGACCGTCGCGAAGGCGAACAAGGCGACCGTGGTGCTCACCGAGAGCGGCACCCGGCACGCGCCCGCGCCGGGCTGGATCGAGGGCGTGCTGCGCCGCCGGCCGCTCGGGGTGGTCCTGGTCTTCTCGACCCTTCCCGAGGACGTCAAGCGGCAACTGCGGTCGCGGTCGATCCCGTTCGTCATCATCGACCCGGCCGGCGACCCCGACCCGGACGTCCCCTCCGTCGGCTCCGCCAACTGGGCCGGCGGCCTCGCGGCCACCCGCCACCTCACCGGCCACCGCCACGAACGGGTCGCGATCATCACCGGCCCCGAGGACATGCTGTGCTCGCTGGCCCGCCTGGACGGCTACCGCTCGGCCATGGCGATGGCGGGCCTGGAGACCGACCCGCGCCTGATCCGCTTCGGCGACT
It contains:
- a CDS encoding glycoside hydrolase family 3 N-terminal domain-containing protein; its protein translation is MTANVAVETTPEVPLWNDPTHSVTARVSALIEAMTPEEKIAQLYGVWVGASDEGGEVAPHQHDMEEAVDLDALLPTGLGQLTRPFGTAPVDPALGALSLARTQARIAAANRFGIPALAHEECLAGFATWGATAYPVPLSWGATFDPDLIRRMAAAIGRDMRSVGVHQGLAPVLDVVRDARWGRVEETIGEDPYLVGSIGTAYVQGLESAGVVATLKHFAGYSASRAGRNLAPASMGPRERADVLLPPFEMAVREGGARSVMHAYTDTDGVPSAADESLLTGLLRDTWGFDGTVVADYFGIAFLKTLHGVAGDWAEAAGAALTAGVDVELPTVKTFGEPLAEAVRAGRVPEAVIDRALRRVLTQKATLGLLDADWDPLPPALDGTDVDDPDALRGTIDLDTPGNRALARTVAEEAVVLLANDGTLPLRQPRRIALVGPNATEPTAVLGCYSFPLHVGVHHPRTPVGIDLPTLGDTLAGEFPGAELTAVRGTGVDDGDVSGIPDAVRAAEEADVVVAVLGDRAGLFGRGTSGEGCDAESLALPGAQQQLLDALLDTGKPVVAVLLAGRPYALGRARTEAAAIVQSFFPGVEGTAAIAGVLSGRIEPSGRLPVSVPRGAGAQPATYLGARLAHASEVSSIDPTPAFGFGHGLSYTTFDWSDLAVEAVEAPTDGAFSLACTVRNTGERHGTEVVQLYLHDPVASVVQPVQRLIGYTRVPLAPGEARRVHVTVPADLASFTGRDGRRVVEPGELELRLAASSTDPRLTATVTLTGPARHVDHTRAFHASFHQEPAPRA
- a CDS encoding carbohydrate ABC transporter permease, encoding MSRGTRSRPNYLAGAGSLLWLFLVGLPLYVMLAATVRTRSDYAEHGPLSFPESFTLDNYASAFDSGFGRYFVNTLVVTACVIGIVLLLVPPLAYAIVRNRSRVTSHVFRLFLLGLAIPAQAVIVPMFYLISEAGLYDNLLGVILPTAAFCLPMSALILSGAMRDISSELFEAMAMDGATPRRMFFQLVLPLSRGGLSTIVVFSALQAWNGFLFPLVLTQSDSTKVVTLGLYNFQTEHGIDIPGLLGAVVLSMVPVLLVYLFARRALVQGLMGVGGK
- a CDS encoding ABC transporter substrate-binding protein, which produces MKTRVRLPRLLACGAAVALALSLTACGNGDGGGSSGDGKIHVLVYGDASNKVEKQIVDKFNKTSDVKAVLDTIPGADYQQKLQTIINTPQAPDVFFNWGGGSIQPFVKADLLMPLDDFIEKDPGLKANFLPSVFNSAVVDGKSYGVPMRGTQPILLFHNKQVLDKAGVKPPKTWDELLDAVRKLKDEGVTPISLGGGDRWPTLMWFEYLYDRVAGPELFEKALKGDKDAWASADSKKALSMLKELVDAGAFGKNYDSVKYTNGSSPALLASGKAGFELMGSWYYAQQQEDAKEFAETDLGYTTFPTVQGGKGDPANVVGNTNNFYSVLKKTKHPEAVAEFLKLMYSDEFVKAQMAIGNLPTTTNTRKFLDTAADPEYSRFQYDLVAKAPSFQLSWDQAYPPSAITPIQQAVQQFFNGQLDADGFIKAMQALPTE
- a CDS encoding LacI family DNA-binding transcriptional regulator → MHDDDEVSGRVTLAAVAKEAGVSLPTVSKVLNGRSDVSPVTRAKVEQLLKVHGYRRRHHGVPPSPLVELVFHELDSIWAMEIIRGVETVAKANKATVVLTESGTRHAPAPGWIEGVLRRRPLGVVLVFSTLPEDVKRQLRSRSIPFVIIDPAGDPDPDVPSVGSANWAGGLAATRHLTGHRHERVAIITGPEDMLCSLARLDGYRSAMAMAGLETDPRLIRFGDFHVQGGFTHAMDLLDGPDRPTAIFAGSDLQALGVLEAARLKGLSVPEDLSVVGYDDVPLAQWSSPPLTTVHQPLRHMAEEAARMLLRPDDPGKAAQRIELATRLVVRQSTARRRGA
- a CDS encoding carbohydrate ABC transporter permease gives rise to the protein MTTQITSAPVAVEPRKGARRRPEASSAARVGRPGFLWALPATVFFALFAIAPLIMVAVLSFMSWNGLGSPEFVGLDNWSRLVDDPVMLKSIWLTLLLTALGVVIQTPLSIVLGVWAAGHQRNRAVLSVVYFIPLLLSATAVSVLWRALLDPNFGIPARATWLFGDGNLFGEQATAIGVLAFVSTWQFTPFHTLIYQGAARAIPQVLYQAAEIDGAGRYRQFFHITLPQLRNSVITSMILMIVGGLTTFETVLILTQGGPGTDTTISAYYMYQKAFKGFDFGAGAAIALALVIAATVVSLIVVRVSGYDKMRSDMEGVS